Part of the Nitrospirota bacterium genome, TACCTGAAAGTGAATGGGACTATGGTGAGGGGGCATCAGCTTCACCAAAAATTTTCTCGATCTGTTCTTTCAGCTTTGGCACCTTATTTTTTATCACATCCCATACAACATCCCAGTTTACTCCAAAATAGAAGTGGATAACCTTGTCTCGCATCCCTGCAATCTTTTTCCATTCAATATCCTTATACTTCTTCCTGAAATCAGGTGAAATATTTTTCACCACTTCACCAATCACTTCGATGCTTCTGGTAGATGCCCTCTTTATGATCTCATCTTTTTTAAACTCTTCAAAACTTATGCTATCAGTGCTCTGCATCAGAAAATTTACCTCATCCAGAATGTGCCTCAGAAATATCTTGTCATCCTTCATACCACTTTACCTCTTTCTCAACGTAGGGTTGGATGTATGGGCTTAGATTACCAATGGTTACTAAATCCACTTTTCTACCGAACAGGTCTTCAAGGTACGAAACCAAATCCATAAAGTTGTCATAATAACCATCAAAGTCTTTGCCGAAAGCAGTTAGATCGAATTCAACAAGAAAATCTATGTCACTATCCTTTTTTTGTTCCCCCCTGACATAGTAGCCAAATAAGCCAATTCTCAATACATTATATTTTCTTAAAATATAATGATGTTCATCTAATAGATGTATAATATTATTTTTTGTTATATCTTGCCGTGTTTTTAATCGCATTTTTGTACTCTCGTCAGTCCTGTCACGCCCCATGTGTGGAAATTATATACGTTGTGAAATTTCGTGCTTTCATTTTTACCGCCATTTTAAATGGTTCGTAAATCTTCTTTCTTAGACAAGCCATAAAATCCATTTGGTAATCTGATAAATTCCGGACTTGTAGAGAGAACATGTTCTACCAGCCCTGAAAATAAGTCTTTAATTTCTTCTGTCGACTGTAAAACTTCGCTAACAAAGAAAGCTGAGACAGCATTTCCTTTTAACTGTATCCATTCTTTTGTAAAGTTAATTATGATTTTACGTTTTTCTTCATATTGAGCAATGTTCTTAGACACTGTATAAGTTGCTGGCCCAGTCCGAATAAATTTTAAATCTTTATCCAGCCGCTGAGCAACGGCATATTCAGGGAAACCCCTTTGTTTCGATATTTCCTTCCATATAGTTTTTACATGCATAGGTTCCTTAACTGAGGATATAACCTCAAAAATTAACTCAGCAAGAGTTTTCCTTTCGTATCTGTCAGCAAACTCTTCTATCCCTATTTCAAATTTTCTATATTTTATAAAAGCTGGATACTCAAGCAAGATCGGCTTTAAAGAATATGCATTAAGATTTCCGATACTTATCCCCCCTTTTTTATTTCCTTTATGAGATACCGTGTATCAGAAATATTTCCCAACTTTTTCAAGATCTCTCTTGATACTTTTACAATTTCTTCGATATTTTCTGCAACTTTGAACTTTTCTATTAACATAAATGTGCCTTTATCAACAATAATAAAATCCTTAGAGTCACCAATTCGAGAATGTACTGCATGCTCAATATCTGAATATCCAGTTATTACATCACTAAAGTGATTTCTATACAGTTTAGTAATCTCTGAATAATGTAAGGGTCTGTCGATATCTCTCATAATAATTCTTCTTACACGCTGTGAAATGGAGAGTCTACCAGGAGACAAGACCTTTCCATTCGATATTAAAATACGTTTGTTATGCAATAGATGATAGGTTAAATAATCTTCAGATATAGAGCCAATCGAAGAAATAATATTTTTTAGGAAAGTTTTTTCATCTAATGGGAATCGGCATTTTAAGAGAGCCTCTCTTATTTTATTGTGTAAGTTTTCAATTTCTTCATCATTAAGATAAGTGAGGTATGTTTTAAAAATAATTCTATACCGTTCCTTATAAAGGTCTTCAAAAAGGTTAATCAAGAAGATTAGTTGATTCTCAGTTCCTGAAGTAAAATATCCATCACCTACCATATCTTTAATACTTATAATCCCATTATATTGAAGAAGCAGTCTTTCGATATTTTCTATAAGTACCTGTGAACTTCTTTTATAATGCCTTATTTTTTTAATTTCTCTTTCTTTAATTTGTCGCACCCTCTCCCTTGTGCGACCAAACATATTACCTATTCCTTCAAGGGTTCTGCATTTCCCATCACTATATCCATATCTCAATTCAATTATAGACAAATGTTTTGGAGTTATAGAGGTAAGAATAGTATTTATGGCATCAATAAATGAGATTTCCTTAGTTGACCAATTATCTACCCTGGTTTGAGCCTCAGCGGTAGGAGTTTCTTTACATAGTTTAAGACTGCTGTATTCCTGAATAAATGGCTTAATAGCATCAGATATTTCTCTAACTGTTTTTTTGCCAGCATTGCGAAGATTAAAAAGATTGTTAAGTCCGAATTCTAATACAGCTTTTACAGTTTTAAGTTTATTTGTTTTAAGAACGTGGTGGGCTCTTACTGAAAGAGGAATTTCATCAATGGGCGTATCAAGT contains:
- a CDS encoding DUF86 domain-containing protein encodes the protein MKDDKIFLRHILDEVNFLMQSTDSISFEEFKKDEIIKRASTRSIEVIGEVVKNISPDFRKKYKDIEWKKIAGMRDKVIHFYFGVNWDVVWDVIKNKVPKLKEQIEKIFGEADAPSP
- a CDS encoding nucleotidyltransferase family protein; protein product: MRLKTRQDITKNNIIHLLDEHHYILRKYNVLRIGLFGYYVRGEQKKDSDIDFLVEFDLTAFGKDFDGYYDNFMDLVSYLEDLFGRKVDLVTIGNLSPYIQPYVEKEVKWYEG